One region of Sylvia atricapilla isolate bSylAtr1 chromosome Z, bSylAtr1.pri, whole genome shotgun sequence genomic DNA includes:
- the NREP gene encoding neuronal regeneration-related protein isoform X1, translated as MRITVKDNLGIMWNILQVVVYQPGSMIWVSQKIFPTSCGHGGFPKGNLPISKEVNRKKCEAEGAHLAPASGYGQHFTKINYLYYF; from the exons ATG AGAATTACTGTGAAAGATAATTTGGGGATTATGTGGAATATTTTGCAAGTGGTG GTTTATCAGCCAGGTTCAATGATTTGGGTAAGCCAGAAGATCTTTCCAACCAGCTGTGGGCATGGGGGATTTCCAAAG GGAAATCTCCCCATCTCGAAGGAAGTGAACCGCAAGAAATGTGAGGCAGAGGGGGCACACCTGGCTCCAGCAAGTGGCTATGGACAACATTTCACCAAAATCAATTACCTctactatttttaa
- the NREP gene encoding neuronal regeneration-related protein isoform X2 — translation MVYQPGSMIWVSQKIFPTSCGHGGFPKGNLPISKEVNRKKCEAEGAHLAPASGYGQHFTKINYLYYF, via the exons ATG GTTTATCAGCCAGGTTCAATGATTTGGGTAAGCCAGAAGATCTTTCCAACCAGCTGTGGGCATGGGGGATTTCCAAAG GGAAATCTCCCCATCTCGAAGGAAGTGAACCGCAAGAAATGTGAGGCAGAGGGGGCACACCTGGCTCCAGCAAGTGGCTATGGACAACATTTCACCAAAATCAATTACCTctactatttttaa